The sequence CACTGCGCGCGACACGGAACTCGATCGCTGTGTCTTCGCCGGTGCCCTGGCCCCTGGCAAACGGCACCAACAGGATCCAGAAGACCGTGAGTCGAAGCGTGATTCTCATGGAGGACTCGACCGGAACGGGTTACTCCCATTAATAGTCACAACGTGACTCGAAGGCAACATCGGGTCGCGCACAATCTTGCGGGCGCCGCTCTATCTTCCCTCAACCGGTTCGCAGAGATAATCGACCGTCCTCACGCTTATGGGACTTCTTTCCGCACGCCCGCTCTGGCGCTCGATTGCCGGATTCCTGCTGGCCGTCGGCGCCCTATCGATTGTTCTCTGGCTGTTGCGGCCACGGTGGGACGAAACCGTCATCCGGCAGTCGGTCATCACGACGATCCAGTCTGAAGCTCCCGCCTCCTTCTACGTGACTGGCATGCTGCGACTGGCGGCCACAAGCGAGGTGGCGGATACGAGAGTTCTTTTTCCTGATCTCCTCCCCCTGAGTCTTGGTACGACACGTGCGACCGTGCGGCTGCCGGGTTCGGTCGCTTACGGGTTTGACGTCTCTGCGCTCGCACCTGCGAATGTGACCTTCCACGACGACGGCGTGATCGAGGTCGCGCTGCCGGATCTGCGGGTTTTCTCGGTCGAGCCCGACCTTAATGCCATGGAAATCCAGACGGAGGTCGGATGGGCACGCACCCACGCCGGCAGCGGACAGACGGCTACGCGCGCAGCAATCGTCCTGGCGCAGGACGTTCTGAGGCAGCAGGCCGAGTCCCATCTCAGTACAAGCGATCAACCACGAATCAACACGGCGATCGCTCTGCAGGATCTTCTGACTCCTGTGCTTCAGTCGGCAGGTCTGGATGACCCGCAGTTCAGTTTTCGCATCGGCCCACACCTCGTGATGCAGCCAGGCGGGTGACCGGTAAACCGGATCAACACCGCTGTCCAGTCAAGCGGACGCACCGTCATGATCGGCCACAGGTGTCGTCCGCAGCACCAGCCAACCCACGAGTCCCGCAAGAACCGAAGCGGCAAAGATGCCGATCTTCGCCTGGTCCAACACTGCCGCGTCGAGGAAGGCAAGATTGGCAATGAAAAGGGCCATTGTGAAGCCGATGCCGGTCAAGCAACTCACTCCGTAAATGTGGCGCCATGTGATACCCGCCGGCATGACGGCCCATCCCATCCGCACGGCCAGCCAGGAGAAGAAGAGTACGCCCACCTGCTTGCCCGCAAACAGGCCGAACATTACGCCCAGGGTGACCGAGGCTCCAAAAGCCGCCCAGACATCGCTGCCAAAGGCGACTCCCGCATTTGCCAGCGCAAACACCGGCATGATGCCAAACGCCACCCAGCCGTGCAGGGCATGTTCCATGCGCGCGAGCGGCGTCTCGATGTGCTCGCAAGATTCCTCCAGCGCATGCACCGCATCGCGCTGGTCAGCAGTCGGCTCGCTCTGTCCCGGCTGCTCGTCCTGCGCAAACAAACCGATCAACTCCTGCGCCCTTTCACGGAACGCCGATGCGTCGATCTTCCGACGTGCCGGAATGGTCAAGGCCAACAATACGCCCGCAATCGTCGCATGCACACCCGACTTCAGGAATGCCACCCAGAGTCCGACTCCCAGCACTACGTAGATAGCGGTCCGACGAACTCCCAGGCGATTCATGGCGACAAGAGCCAGAAGAAATCCTGCAGCCACAATGAGACTACCCCAGGAAATCTCAGCCGTGTAGAACAGCGCAATAACCAGCACGGCACCCAGGTCGTCAACAATAGCGAGCGCCGTGAGAAAAATCTTGAGCGCTAACGGGGCACGCGATCCAAGCAACGCCAGAACTCCCAGTGCAAAGGCGATATCGGTAGCCATTGGAACGCCCCAGCCCTGTGCTGTGGGAGTGCCCGCATTAAAAGCTATGTACGCCAGTGCCGGAACGACCATGCCACCGACCGCCGCCACCAGTGGAAGGGCAGCCTGCTTCGGAGAGCTCAGTTCTCCGACCAGCACCTCTCGCTTTATTTCGAGACCGACTACGAAGAAGAAGATGGCCATCAGTCCGTCGTTGATCCAGAGCAGCAGTGGCTTCGAGATCACAAGGCTGCCCGCACCTGCGGTCACCGTTGTCTGCCAGAGTTCGAAATAAGACTCCGACCACGGAGAGTTCGCCCACGCGAGCGCTACCACCGCACAGGAGATCAGTAAAATGCCGCCCGCAACCTCCAGCCTGAAGAACTCCTGGAAGGGCCGCAGAAGGGTCACGCGACCCGGTGACGTCGGAACACTGGTTGCCATACCGAAATGCCGAAAATTGGATTTATCTAGACGAAAAGCAGTGGCCCGGCCGTCCCCACAGTTCACCGATGGTAGTCAAGACCGCGGACCGGCATCCGTACGCCCGCAGAAACCATCCGGGTCCCGGCAGCCCGCCTAATTGACACTTCTCT comes from Rhodothermales bacterium and encodes:
- the nhaA gene encoding Na+/H+ antiporter NhaA, producing MATSVPTSPGRVTLLRPFQEFFRLEVAGGILLISCAVVALAWANSPWSESYFELWQTTVTAGAGSLVISKPLLLWINDGLMAIFFFVVGLEIKREVLVGELSSPKQAALPLVAAVGGMVVPALAYIAFNAGTPTAQGWGVPMATDIAFALGVLALLGSRAPLALKIFLTALAIVDDLGAVLVIALFYTAEISWGSLIVAAGFLLALVAMNRLGVRRTAIYVVLGVGLWVAFLKSGVHATIAGVLLALTIPARRKIDASAFRERAQELIGLFAQDEQPGQSEPTADQRDAVHALEESCEHIETPLARMEHALHGWVAFGIMPVFALANAGVAFGSDVWAAFGASVTLGVMFGLFAGKQVGVLFFSWLAVRMGWAVMPAGITWRHIYGVSCLTGIGFTMALFIANLAFLDAAVLDQAKIGIFAASVLAGLVGWLVLRTTPVADHDGASA
- a CDS encoding DUF4230 domain-containing protein; its protein translation is MGLLSARPLWRSIAGFLLAVGALSIVLWLLRPRWDETVIRQSVITTIQSEAPASFYVTGMLRLAATSEVADTRVLFPDLLPLSLGTTRATVRLPGSVAYGFDVSALAPANVTFHDDGVIEVALPDLRVFSVEPDLNAMEIQTEVGWARTHAGSGQTATRAAIVLAQDVLRQQAESHLSTSDQPRINTAIALQDLLTPVLQSAGLDDPQFSFRIGPHLVMQPGG